The following are from one region of the Capsicum annuum cultivar UCD-10X-F1 chromosome 1, UCD10Xv1.1, whole genome shotgun sequence genome:
- the LOC124897583 gene encoding uncharacterized protein LOC124897583 — protein sequence MVDKENDALWGFFVEKLKAFVIDELELCVISDRHVSIANGLARYYPFAHYGVCMRHLGENLLINHHCFYSLYLYYHAAKAYMLEEFNDYFNALKERFSSAVAFLEHGVVFEKWSRAHFPGNRFNVMTSNITESLNSMLRDEREYPVVAIFNSIEHRFREISRKRYKEVDNSKTTFIPVDEMILREKITEDDKLYVYNIIGSTDEFTVLGYDYSTKVNLSRWLCSCRKYDLVKLPCAHAMAALCLKHGDEYGTSIYNYSSQINSKKSYLLAYLEPICAAPLKSGWSVAQEYLEMQVLPPDFDPKFERRKGLAADQRRMDRELQWMARFL from the exons ATGGTGGATAAGGAGAACGATGCATTGTGGGGCTTCTTCGTTGAGAAGCTTAAGGCCTTTGTCATCGACGAACTAGAGCTGTGCGTCATCTCCGACAGACACGTAAGCATAGCCAACGGCCTCGCAAGGTATTATCCGTTTGCGCATTACGGTGTTTGTATGAGGCATCTCGGTGAAAATCTCTTAATAAATCACCATTGTTTCTACTCTCTCTATTTGTACTACCATGCAGCCAAGGCGTACATGTTGGAAGAATTTAATGACTACTTCAACGCCCTTAAAGAAAGATTCTCCAGCGCAGTAGCTTTCCTCGAGCATGGAGTTGTATTTGAAAAGTGGAGTCGGGCTCACTTTCCAGGTAATCGATTCAACGTCATGACCTCAAACATCACCGAGTCGCTCAACTCAATGTTGCGCGACGAAAGAGAGTATCCAGTGGTGGCCATTTTCAATTCAATTGAACATAGGTTTAGAGAAATATCCAGGAAAAGGTATAAGGAGGTGGACAATTCAAAGACAACCTTCATTCCCGTAGACGAGATGATCTTGAGGGAAAAAATAACCGAGGACGACAAATTATATGTGTACAATATAATCGGAAGCACCGATGAATTCACCGTTCTTGGTTACGATTATTCCACAAAAGTTAATCTTTCAAGATGGTTATGTTCTTGCAGAAAGTACGACTTGGTGAAATTGCCATGCGCTCATGCAATGGCAGCATTGTGTTTGAAGCACGGGGACGAATACGGCACTAGCATTTACAACTACTCTTCACAAATAAATTCGAAAAAATCATACCTCCTTGCATACTTGGAACCTATTTGTGCAGCACCACTGAAGTCGGGGTGGAGTGTGGCACAAGAGTATCTAGAAATGCAAGTTCTTCCACCCGATTTCGATCCCAAATTCGAAAGGAGGAAG GGTCTTGCCGCCGATCAACGGCGGATGGACAGAGAGCTTCAATGGATGGCTCGTTTTCTTTGA